One genomic window of Halococcus sediminicola includes the following:
- a CDS encoding oligosaccharide flippase family protein — MTDETDSGVPAALRSVARGAGAQALGLGTSRVLGFVTTFLLTTSLGASLYGIFSFSKTLISIAGTITNLGTDQSIYRFIPEYEDQETRNRVLGLATLTSFVGSVVVGLTLYFSAPVLTELTLDQPLLTNALRLFAIALPFMTLTGCIASVFRGLELPGYQIMTGSVGRQVFRLVTVGIVVAVGATLVGIVAAAVVAWVLAFLFGVGLLTRRTNFWPSLSGSQPSVRRFYNYSVPLTMGDIGRMVQNKVDILMVGVFLPGAAVGIYNLSTVLTQALTVPSIALNTIYPPIAARMYSNDEIDDLESLFTQVTRWSFTLSLLPAIGLIAYSEQLLAVFGEGFGRGEMVLVLFAVGYFADAANGPTNYTLMMTDHQYLLMIDRWTVGISNAVLNFIFINRYGLIGAAFATGLILTTISIVRLVEIWYTEGLVPYSWKFLKPITAGAACGVVLTGLEVLSPLTGIALMVVGGLIGTATYVLILVALGIEPEDREFFADVGSRLT, encoded by the coding sequence ATGACAGACGAAACCGACTCGGGAGTCCCTGCGGCGCTTCGATCCGTTGCACGCGGTGCAGGGGCGCAGGCCCTTGGTTTGGGCACCAGCCGGGTCCTCGGATTCGTCACGACGTTCTTGCTGACCACCAGTCTGGGCGCGAGTCTCTATGGTATCTTCTCATTTTCGAAAACGTTGATTTCGATAGCCGGGACTATCACCAACCTCGGGACAGATCAGTCGATATACCGATTCATTCCGGAATATGAGGATCAAGAAACGCGAAACCGCGTCCTCGGATTAGCAACTCTCACGTCGTTTGTCGGAAGCGTCGTCGTTGGGCTGACGCTATACTTCTCTGCACCAGTGCTGACGGAACTAACGCTGGACCAACCACTGCTCACGAACGCTCTACGCTTGTTTGCGATTGCCCTGCCGTTCATGACACTGACTGGCTGTATTGCGAGCGTTTTCCGTGGTTTGGAACTTCCAGGCTACCAGATCATGACGGGGAGCGTCGGACGGCAGGTGTTCCGTCTCGTCACCGTCGGAATCGTTGTAGCGGTCGGTGCTACACTCGTCGGTATCGTCGCAGCAGCGGTCGTGGCGTGGGTTCTCGCGTTCCTCTTTGGAGTCGGATTGTTGACTCGGCGAACGAACTTTTGGCCGAGTCTCAGCGGCTCTCAGCCTAGTGTTCGAAGGTTCTACAATTATTCGGTGCCGCTCACGATGGGTGATATTGGTCGGATGGTGCAGAACAAAGTCGACATACTGATGGTTGGGGTTTTCCTCCCCGGAGCTGCAGTCGGCATCTACAATCTGTCGACAGTACTGACACAGGCCCTTACGGTTCCGAGCATTGCGCTCAACACGATATATCCTCCGATCGCTGCTCGGATGTACAGCAATGACGAAATAGATGATCTCGAATCGCTGTTCACGCAAGTGACGCGGTGGTCGTTTACCCTGTCGCTCCTCCCGGCTATCGGGTTGATCGCATACTCGGAACAGCTGCTCGCGGTTTTCGGCGAAGGATTCGGTAGGGGAGAGATGGTTCTCGTACTCTTCGCTGTCGGGTACTTCGCAGATGCCGCAAATGGTCCCACTAATTACACACTGATGATGACTGACCACCAGTATCTCCTGATGATCGACAGGTGGACAGTTGGTATATCCAATGCGGTTCTCAATTTTATATTTATCAATAGATACGGTCTCATCGGTGCGGCGTTCGCTACTGGCCTCATATTGACCACAATAAGTATCGTCCGCCTCGTAGAGATCTGGTATACCGAGGGACTGGTTCCGTATTCGTGGAAATTCCTCAAGCCCATCACCGCAGGAGCTGCTTGCGGAGTGGTTCTGACGGGGCTGGAGGTACTCTCACCGCTCACAGGGATTGCACTGATGGTCGTTGGAGGCCTTATTGGAACAGCAACGTACGTTCTCATTCTCGTTGCACTTGGAATCGAACCTGAAGACCGTGAATTTTTTGCGGATGTCGGTTCACGACTCACGTGA
- a CDS encoding alkaline phosphatase family protein, which translates to MVSWRQIGTGLRKPRRAMQYVTRRAGIQASSRGYLGTHVLTREWDVLVLLDTCRVDALRAVADEYSFLGDGDRICSVGASSAEWIGATFDREWADELRNTAYLACNGYADFILEAGGSPEQFIGPAPPDYFQQGNWNFARASDLGRLEHIWQYEREEEESRLGHDEGHTPPRYVTDRTIAVGRESDFDRLIVHYSQPHSPYVSNALEEERELHEYERTPFEYLESGGERKRVLKAYLDDLRYVLDDVEILLSNIDAEDVVISADHGEAFGEHGVYGHPIGSLHPAIRYVPWTKTTGTDSGTYTPQFEPTEAAERDVDETLRALGYRE; encoded by the coding sequence ATGGTGTCATGGCGACAGATCGGGACGGGCCTCAGGAAGCCCCGTCGAGCGATGCAGTACGTGACTCGGCGAGCCGGTATCCAGGCCTCCTCCCGTGGCTACCTCGGGACGCACGTCCTCACACGGGAGTGGGACGTTCTCGTCCTCCTCGATACCTGTCGTGTCGATGCGCTTCGGGCGGTCGCGGACGAATATTCGTTCTTGGGGGACGGAGACCGCATCTGCTCGGTCGGAGCGAGTTCGGCGGAGTGGATCGGGGCGACCTTCGACCGGGAGTGGGCGGATGAACTGCGAAACACCGCGTATCTCGCGTGCAATGGCTACGCCGACTTCATCCTCGAAGCGGGAGGGTCGCCCGAGCAGTTCATCGGTCCGGCACCGCCCGACTACTTCCAGCAGGGGAACTGGAACTTCGCTCGTGCGAGCGACCTCGGACGGCTCGAACACATCTGGCAGTACGAGCGGGAGGAAGAAGAAAGCCGGCTGGGTCACGACGAGGGACACACACCGCCTCGATACGTGACCGACCGGACGATAGCGGTTGGCCGAGAGTCCGACTTCGACCGACTCATCGTTCACTACTCGCAGCCCCACAGTCCGTACGTCTCGAACGCGCTCGAAGAGGAGCGGGAGTTGCACGAGTACGAACGCACCCCGTTCGAGTACCTCGAATCCGGCGGCGAACGCAAACGTGTCCTGAAAGCGTATCTGGACGACCTTCGTTACGTACTCGATGACGTCGAGATACTGCTTTCGAACATCGATGCAGAGGACGTCGTGATATCCGCCGACCACGGCGAAGCGTTCGGCGAGCACGGGGTCTACGGTCACCCTATCGGAAGTCTCCATCCAGCAATTCGATACGTTCCGTGGACGAAAACGACCGGAACCGATTCAGGAACCTACACGCCGCAGTTCGAGCCGACTGAGGCAGCCGAGCGGGACGTGGACGAGACTCTGCGAGCGCTTGGATATCGGGAATAA